CGCACCGCCGATACCGAGCCGGTGACCGCGCCCCTGTTCATCGTTGACCCGAATACCCGGTTCGGCATCGTCTCCGACGTCGACGACACGGTGATGGTCACGTATCTGCCCCGGCCGTTCCTCGCCGCCTGGAACACCTTCGTGCTCGATGAGCATGCGCGCAACGCCGTGCCGGGCATGCCTGTGCTGTACGACCGCCTCGCCAAAGCCAACCCTGGCGCCCCGATCATCTACCTGTCGACCGGCGCCTGGAACGTGGCGCCGACGTTGACTCGCTTCATGACCAGGAACCTCTACCCACAGGGAGCTCTGCTCCTCACCGACTGGGGACCCACCCACGACCGGTTGTTCCGCAGCGGCAGAGCGCACAAGGAAGAGAACCTCGAGCGGCTCGCCGTCGACTTTCCCGATCTGCGGTGGCTTCTCATCGGTGACGACGGTCAGCACGACGAGGACATCTACGGCTCGTTCGTCGAGCGGCATCCCGAACGGGTGATCGCGGTGGCGATTCGCCAGCTGTCGACCTCTGAGGCGGTCTTCGCCGGCGGCCGTAGACACGGTGGACACCCGGGCAGCGGGAAGACGCCGTGGGTGTACGCGCCGGACGGCGCAGGGCTCTCCTCGCAACTCACCGCCCTCGGCGTTTTGGGCTAGCGTTATCGCCAACATGAGAAACTTCGATGACGGCTCCGCGGGTGACGCGGACTACGGAACCATCGGTGCCGGCTACGCGCAGATCCGCCAACCAGACCCCCGGATCGCTGCGAGAATCCTCACCGCCCTCGGTAACGCCCGCACGGTGCTGAATGTCGGTGCCGGAGCCGGGTCGTACGAGCCGGTTGACCGTCATGTGTACCCGGTGGAGCCGTCGGCGTCGATGCGGGCACAGCGTCCCCGTCAGCTCGCGCCGGCGATCAACGCGACCGCCGACGCCCTGCCCTTCGACGACAACAGCTTCGACGCCAGCATGGCCAGCGTGACCGTGCACCAGTGGCCCGACGTGCGGAAGGGCCTGGCCGAGATGCGCCGCGTCACTCGCGGACCGGTCGTCATCCTCACCTTCGACCCTGTGGTGCCCGAGCCGTGGTGGCTGCCGGAGTACGTTCCGGTGCTCTTCGAGGTCGAGGCACGGCGGATGCCGCAGCTGAGCACGATCGCCGACGCCCTGGGTGGCGCACGCATCGACATCGTGCCGATCCCTGTCGATTCGATCGATGGCTTCGGTCAGGCGTTCTTCGGACGCCCGGAACGCGTTCTCGACCCCGCCGTGCGCCGGGCGATGTCAGCCTGGAGCTTCGTGCCCACCGAGGTCATCGAGGAGTTCGAGCAGCGCCTGTCGAAGGACCTCGAATCCGGCGAGTGGGACCGGCAGTACGGCCACTTCCGCACGATGACCGAGTTCGACGGCGGACTTCGTCTGGTGGTCAGCGAGGGCACCCCCGAGGAGTGAGAGTTTTCTCACGCAGTACCGTACGAGCGGTCAACAACGGATAATTGAGGAATGCCTCGCCCGCGGTTACCTCACTGGTCCGTTCGGGTACGCATTCTGGCGGTAATTCTTGCCGTGACGGCGGTCGCCATGACGGTCGCCGGCGGCACCGCGTACCTGGTGCAGCGCGACCGCGTGCTGCACGCTATCGACGACCACCTGCATGCCGCTGTCGAATCGGCACGGGTGGTCGTCACCGGATCCGGCGGCGCCGAATCTGACCGGGCCGCGGCAGCGCCTGAGACCGCAGGCTTCACCGACGCTCGTACCGCCCTGGAGGCGGTGCTCGCGCGGGTGCTGCCCGGGCCCAGACAGAGCGCCATCGGCATCCTCGACGGGGCACCCACCTATGTCTCGGCCCTAGACACCGACTTCCATTTGGAAGACGATCCAGCATTCCTCGACCGTGTCGTCGCCGAGACCGCTGACGGGTCGGTGCGCCTCGGCACCGCGCAGTCATCCGTCGGCAATCTGCGGTATATCGCCATCCCGATCATCGTTCAGGGATCGGACTCTCGCGGCCTGTTCGTCACCGCGTACGACGTAGATGCCGAACTCGCGGTCATCACCACGGCATTCACCACCTACGCCTGGGTGGCCCTCACGTCGCTTGTCGGCATCGGTCTGGTGGGCTGGTACGTGGCCGGACGTCTGCTGCGGCCGATTCGCCACCTCACCGCCGCCGCCTCTCACATCACCGCCACCGATCTCAGCGAGCGGATTCCGGTCGCCGGCAACGACGACGTGTCGGCGTTGACCGCCACCGTGAACGACATGCTCGGCAGACTCGACACGTCGATCACCACGCAACAGCAACTGCTGACCGACGTGCGGCACGAACTGAAAACGCCGCTGACCATCGTTCGAGGACATTTGGAACTGGTGGATGCTACGGATGCCGACGACGTGCGAGCCACGCGGGCCCTGGTGATCGACGAGCTCGACCGGATGTCCGGGCTCGTCGATGAGATCGGGCTGCTCGCCGACAGCCAGACATCCGGCGCCCTGCAGCGCAGAGAAGTCGACGTGGCCGACCTCTCCGAACAGGTGTTTTCGAAGGCATCCGCCATCTCCAACCACGACTGGCGACTGGCAGAGACCGCAACGGTGGTCGCCAGCGTGGACGCGGGACGGATCACGCAGGCCTGGCTGCAACTGGCAGACAACGCGGCCAAGTACTCCCCCGCAGGGTCGTTGATCCAAATGGGAAGCCGGCTGCGCACCGCCAACCGGGTGGAGTTCTGGGTGCTCGACGAAGGCCCCGGCATCCCGGAGGGGATGGAGGAGCGGATCTTCGAACGGTTCGGCAGGGTCGACGCGCGGCGCGGAATCCAGGGGTCGGGCCTCGGTCTGGCAATCGTGGCGGCCATCGCGCAGGCGCACGGTGGCACCGTCACGCTGCAGACCTCCCCCGGCGGCTCCCGCTTCGCCATAGACGTGCCGACGGCACAGGACGGAACCCCTCGATGAGCAGCATCCTTCTGGTCGAAGACGAAGACCGCATTGCCACGTTTGTGCGGAAAGGGCTCACCGCCGCCGGATACGCCTGTCATGTGGTCGACGACGGCCTCGCGGCGGTGGAGTACGCGCGCTCTGACGAGTTCGACCTGGTGCTGCTGGATGTCGGACTGCCCTCGATCGACGGGTTTGAGGTGTTGAAGCGGATCCGCGCGTTCAATGACGTGGTGCCGATCATCATGCTGACCGCGCGCACCGCCACCGCGGACACTGTGGCCGGTCTCGAGGGCGGCGCAAGCGACTACCTGGCGAAGCCGTTCAAGTTCGACGAGCTGATCGCGCGCGTGCGGACCCGGCTGCGGGAATCGACCAAACAGCTGACCTCGTCCTCCACCTCGATCAGCCACGATGGGCTGACGCTGGACCTGCGGTCGCGGCGTGCCACCTCCGGGGCGCAGACCGTCGACCTGTCCGCCCGCGAGTTCGCGCTGCTGGAAGAGTTCATGCGCCATCCCGGCCAGGTGCTCAGCCGTGAGCAGCTGCTCAGCCGGGTGTGGGGATTCGACTTCGATCCGGGATCCAACATCGTCGACGTGTACGTGCGCTACCTGCGAACCAAACTGGGCGCCGACCGCATCGAGACGGTGCGCGGCATGGGGTATCGGCTGGGCTGAGCAGCCGTGCCGGTAGAAGGTGCGAGCAGCGAAATGGCCCGGACAGGAGTCCGGGCCATCCGTGTGCTGCGTAGTCGACCGAGACTTGCTTAGTCGACCGACACAGGGCTAATCGGCGAGATGGCGCTGATCGGGCTCGCCGGGCTTGCGGGGCTGATCGGCGACGCGACGCTCGGAGCTGACACCGCAGTGGCGATGCTGGGAGCTGTCTGACCGGATGACGCGGTGTCGACGGTGGCGGCTGGGGTTGCTGCGGCGGGAGCGGTGGGGCTGGTGGTGGGGCTCGCGCTCGGGCTGGTGGTGGGGGCGCTGCCGATCGGGTCGCTCGTCGTCGTCAGGCCGAATGCTGCGCCGGATGTCGCGGCGGCGGGACTGTTATCGCTGACATTCACGGTTGAGGCGTGTGCCGCGGTCAGGGCGCCGCCGGCGATCAAGCCCAACCCGAGCACTGACGCCGCGCCCACTGCGGTCCACTTCGTCTTCTTCTGCATGGTGTTCTCCTGGTTCCTGTGTTGTCGCAGTCGCCGAGGCGGTGCATTGTGCTGACAAGAACCAGTCTCGTGAGCCCGGATGAGGCCAAGAGGAGGGTCAGGTTAGAGCGTTCTCATCGTGCTGGCACGGGGCTATCGCCCGTCGGCTGCCGGTCAATGAGGGCGTGGGCAAGGGACAGCAGCGTTTCGGGCGCGACGCTCTGTCCGAGCGCGTGGGCGATCAGGTGGGTCGCCGAGATGGCGTGGGCGCGCGTCGCGAACCCGTGGTCGGATTGGCTGCTCCAGCTGAGGCGCCACCGGTTGGCGAGCGACTCGACACGAGCCGCCGTTGCGGGGTCGCCGCGTGCGGCGTACATCGCCGCCGACACCACCAGGTGCGCGTGCAGGGCGGCGGCATCGTCTGCGGGGTCGCCGGTGCCGGCCGTGTCGATGTCGAGGATTCCGACCAGCCGGTTGTCGGCCGGATCGAGGAAGAGCTGGCCGAGATGCAGGTCACCGTGAATCGTCACCGGTCGCGTCGACGGGGCCGTCCGCAGCATCCGCTCGATCTGTCGGCACGTGTCATCCAGTGTCGTGAGCGCTGCTCGGTCGGCGCCCCGCTCACGAAGCAGCGCACCCACCCGGCGCTCGTACCAGGTCAGTCGCGTGGCGAGCGAGGCCCGCGCCGGTTTGTCGCTTGGCACGCGGGCGATCTGTGCGCACATTCGCGTGATGCCCGCGACCAGGGCGTCAGCCTCCGCGTCGGTGAGGCGGGTGACGGCGGCCGATGCGATCTGGCCGTGCAGTGTGGTGAACGCGACGATGCCGTCATCGGTCCAGCCAAGCGTGTTGGGCACCGGCAGCCCTGCAGCCCGCCATGTGGCGTACTTGGCCTGCAGTTCGAAGACCTGCGCGGGCCGAACCACTTTGATGAACGCGGTGCCACCCGGCCAATCCGCGCGCACCACCGCGCGTTTCCCTGGGCGGTAGGCGGCCAGTGCCAGCGACACGGTGACGACGCCGAGGCCGATCCGGTTGAGGAGCACTATCGCAGCGTCAGGGAAGACGGCGGAGGGCAGGGCAGGCAGAGCGGGGTCGCGCGGATACAACCAGACCGCGTTCTCGTCGCCCGTCTCGTCGTTGCGCATAGTGAGGACCCCGTCGCGGCCCGCGTCACCCTGGTTGGTTTCCACGTACACGACCTGGCTCTGAGCCGACCCGTCATATCCTCGGAGCGTCATCTCGTGGCCAGTGACATACCCGTCCGCGGTGACATCGACGCTCAGCTGTCTGCTGTGCTGCAGCGTGAAGCCGAGTTCCTCAGCAAGGCTCTCGAGCAGGTCGCGCCGCGGGTCCTCGGTGGGCTCAGCCGTCGTGTGCCCAGTGCTCGCGTGCCCGGTGCTCGTGTGCCCAGCCGTCTGAGTCTCAGTCGTCGGCGTCTCAGCCGTCGGCGTCTCAGCCGTCATCGGGCTCGTGGTCATCGGGCTCGTCGAGATCGTCCGGGTCGTCGTCTGAACCGTGGCCGCTGTTGTCATCATCGTCATCGTCATCGACGGCTGCCGGCGGAGCGGGGGCCACCGGCGTGGGTTCCGTCGGCACTCCGATGGTGGGCGTGCCGGGTTGGACGGCTGGCTCGGGCACGGTCACGGCCGGAGCAGTGTTGGTCGAGCCGGGCGCTTGCGGCACGAGGACGGGGCTGATCGATTGTTCGACACCGGGTTCATCTCGGATGGTTGTGGCCTCCACGGCGATGGCACCTGCGCCCACCAAACCGAGCGCAACCAGGCCGCCCACAACCGTTGAACTGATCCGTGACATGCTGCCATTCTGCCCGGCGCGGCGCGCGGTCACGCCCTTGGTGAGAGGTTTCTCACGGAGTCGCGCGCGCTTCCGTACCTCTGTCGGCGCCTCTGTCGGTGCCTCCCACAATCTGTCGGTGCCTGCCGCGATACTGGTGGCATGGTCAGCGCTCCCGTGAACCGCAGGAGGCTGGCCGAGTTGCGCCTGATGGCACAGGCCATCGCACGGCCGACGTTCGAGACTCCCGCTGCCGTCGTGCGGCACATGCTCGGTATGCAGGCGCAAGATTTCGCCGGCGCGCTGTGGTCCGTCGGCTTGCGCACGACACGTGCCACGCAAGCGGATGTCGTGGCGGCCCTGGCATCCGGCGACATTGTGCGGTCATGGCCACTGCGTGGCACCCTGCATTTCGTCCCAGGCGAAGACCTCGCCTGGATGCTGGGCGTGACAGCGCCGCGACTGATCGCCGGCGCGGCGACCCGGCATCGAGGTCTGGGGCTGGACTCGTCAACCTTTGAGAGCGCCCGCGCGGTAGCCGAGACCCGGCTGACGGGCAGCGGGGTGCTCGCGCGGAATGCCCTGTTGCGCGAGTTTGACCGGCACGGCATCGACACCGGCGGGCAGCGCGGGTACCACATCCTCTGGTACCTCGGCCAAACCGGCACTCTGGTCTTCGGGCCCCCCGATGGCCGCACGCAGACGTTCACGTTACTTGACGAGTGGGTGCGGCATCCGCGTCGGCTCGAGCGGGACGAGGCGCTTGGCGAGTTCGCGCTGCGCTACTTTTCGAGTCACGGCCCGGCGACGGTGCGGGACTTCGCCTGGTGGGCGTCGCTGACCCTCCGCGACGCCCGCGCCGGACTCGCGGTGGCGGGCGAGGCGCTGACCGAGATCGAAAGCGACGGCGTCGCCTATTTTTTGTCGCCGCAGACTCTGGATGCCGCGCGCCCCACCTCGGCGGTGCGCGCGCTTCCCGGTTTCGACGAGTACCTGCTCGGCTATCAGGACCGTAGCGCCGTGATTATGCGAGAGCATCTGGCGGTCGTGGTCCCCGGGGGCAACGGCATGTTCTTCCCCACGATTGTGGTCGACGGCGAGGTGGTTGGGGTATGGCGGCGCACCGGCACGGCGGGTGAGGTCGAGGTGATCGCGGAGCCGTTCGGTGAGCTGAGCGATGCCGCGCGTGCTGGGTTCGACCGGGCTGTGCAGCGTTTTGGACGGTTCCTCGGCACGTCCGTGCATGTACTGCCGCCGGAGTAGCCAGCCCCGGGCGAGGGCGTCCAATCCTCCACAGGCGCCGGCTCGGTGACTTGTCCCAAGATTCGCGAGACTCCTTGGTAGCTATGTTCGACACTGGCAAAATCGTATGTATGGAAACCCTCGCAGACCAGTTCGACCAGCTCGGTGCGGAACTCTCCGCCCTGGTCGGGCCGGTCGGCGTCCGGACGCTCACCGATGAGGAGCTGCTGATCCTGACCGGGGCGGTCGAGCGGCTCGGCCGGGCCGTGGACGGGGCCCGGGTGCTGGCCGCCGGCGAGATCGGCGACCGCTCCCGCCGCGAGCTCGGCCCGGACGGGCTGGCCTACCAGAAGGGCTGCCGGAACGCGATCGAGCTGCTGGAACGGGTAACCCTGATCGGCGGCCTGACCGCGAACCAGCGGCTGAAACTCGGCCGGCAGCTGCACCCGGACACCACCGTCAGCGGAGAAGCACTGCCGGGCCGGTTCCCGCAGGTCGCCGAGGCCCTCACCGCCGGCCGGATCGGTATCGATGCCGCGGCGGCGATCGTGAAGGGCCTGCAGCCGGCCAACGCCCACCGGACGAGCTGGCCGCCGCCGAGGCCGAACTGGTCGCCGCCGCCACCGGAACCCACCCCACCGGCCTCGACCCGGACACCGACCCCGATGCTGACCCTGCGGCGGATACCGACCCGGATGCCGCCACGGTGGCGCCGTTGCCCTGCGCGGCCGACGAGATCGCCATCCAGACCTCCGTCTGGCGGGCCGTGATCGACCCCGACGGGCTACAACCCTCCGAGGAACGCGCCATGCGCAGCCGCATGTTCAGCAAGGGACACCTCCGCGACGGACTCGTCCGCGGCCAATACGCCCTACTGCCCGAGATCGCCGCGAAACTGGACCGGCTCTTTGACGCCTACCTCTCCCCGAACACCACCGGGGTGTTCCTCACCGACGACGAACGCGCCACCGCCGAGGCCCTCGGAGATGACCGCACTCCCGACCAGCAACGCCACGACGTACTCGCCGCCCTGGTCGACGGCCACGCCCGCTCCGGCACGGCCCCCCGCATCGGCGGCGCCTCCCCCACCGTGCTGGTCAGCGTCAAAGCCGCCGACCTGAACACCGGCCGCGGACCCGGCTGGATCGACGGGCTCACCACCCCGATCTCGATGGCCGCCATCAACCAGATGACCTGCACCGGCGGCATCCAACCGGTCAGATTCGACTCCTTCGGCCGGATCATCGAACTCGGCACCAAACAACGCGGGTTCACCCCCGCCCAACGCCGCGCCATCAACCTCCGCGACGGCAGCTGCATCTGCTGCAACATCCCCGCCGGCTGGACCGAGATCCACCACGTCCTCGACTGGGCCAAAAACGGACTCACCCACACCGACAACGGGGTCAGCCTGTGCTGGTTCCACCACCGAACCATCGAAACCTCCGGCTGGGACATCCGCATGATCCGCGGCGTCCCCCACCTGAAAGCACCACCCTGGATCGACCCCACCGGCACCTGGCGACCCGCCAGCAAAGCCCGCACCGACAAGGGACCCACCCGCCCCTAAACCCGGACCCGCGCAAGCCGATCCCTCTGCCGCGCTGCTGTGCGCGGCTACGCTGAAGCGGTGAGAGGGTTCAGCACGCTGCAGCAGTCGCATCGCTCTCCGTTGTTGCAGGTGCTCAAAACATCGGCGGCGGCTGTGGTCGCGTGGCTGGCGTCGAGCCTGCTGCTTGGTCAGCCGTTCCCGATCTTCGCCGCGATCGCGGCACTTCTCGTGGTGCAGCCGAGCGTCAATCAGTCGCTCGCGAAGGGCATCGAACGAAGCGTCGGGGTGGTTCTTGGCGTACTGCTGGCATCAGTGGCCGGCGCCGTGTTCGGTAACGCCAGCTGGGTGGTGTTGCTCGCCATCGTGGCGTCGCTGCTGATCGCCTGGGCGCTGAAGCTTGGTCCCGGGTCGTCGAATCAGATTCCGATTAGCGCGATGCTCGTGCTGGCGCTCGGTGGCGATTCTCCGCTCTACGCGGTGGATCGGGTGGTGGAGACGGTCATCGGCGCGGTGACGGCGCTCGTAATCAACGCGCTGATCGTGCCGCCTGTACTGGTAGCGCCCGCACACGTCGCCATCACGCGTCTGCAGAACCGCACGGCGGCTGCCCTGGACCGGATCGCCCTGGCGCTGCACGAGCCGCAGAGTCGGGCAGAGCTTATCGAGTTGCTGGAGCAGGCGCGTGAGCTGCGCGGGCTTCGTGATGCGGCGGCTGACGCGGTCGCTCTCGGCGAGGAGAGCCTCACCCTCAACCCTCGTCGGAGCCGCATGCGTGACCTACTGGCGGACGACGCCGAGCTGTTGGTACGGCTGAATGCCCTGGTGACCCGGGTAATCGGCATGGCGAGGGCGATCCATGATCACTACGACCCGACCCTGATGGACGACCCCAACGTGCATGCGATCGTCACAGAGATCAGCCGTGCGGCGCACGATCTGCGGTTACTGGGTGCCTCAGACACCGACGGACCGACTCCGGGCGTGGACGTGCCGGCGCTCACCGCACCCCTGGTGGTGCAGCAACCGAACCCCGATCACTGGATTCTGGTTGGCTCGCTGCTGGAAGACATGCGCCGCGTGCGGGAAGAGATCGTTGGTGTGCCGGATCGCTGATCGGGACTGACCAGATCATGCCAGACCGACCAGATCACAGCCAGGTGAGCGAGGCGAACTTCTCCGGGCTGAGCCCGAACGAGACGTAGCCGCTTGCCACCATGGCGCGCAGATCACGGATGTCGGAACCGTGGCGCACCAGCACGAAAACGCTCTCGGGCACGCCGAATGATCGCGCCAGGGCGAAGACCAGCACGTTGCGGTCATCGCTGGCGCCACTCACCGTCCACCTGCCCCAGCCCCGCGGGGTGAACCGCAGCGGGTGTGACACGAAATGGCTTCCCCGCCAACGGGTCTTACCGGCGAACAGCTTGGGCTTGCCGTCCGCCGCCTCGAAGGCGATGTCGTGAGCGAGCACGAGCGGCTCGGCAGTGACCAGTTCATAGTTGAACGTCGGGGCAACCTGACCGTTGTATGCCCATCCGGGCAGGCTGGTGGCTCCCACCGTCCAGCTACCGGGAAGCGTGTCGGCGAGCAGTTGGCTGTCGCTGATATCGGGCATGCAGCCACCGTACAGCGGAGGCGACGCATGCCGCTGTCACCACTCCGGAGGTCAAATTAGCTGGCTACTGGGCTCTGAGGGCAGTGCAGTTGCGTGCGTTCGCCTGAGCGGTCGACCCTGTGTTCGCTCATCGGATGGCCGCAGAGTGGGCAGGCGTGCGTCTCGCGCGGCGGCAGTGGCGGCTCGTTATAAGGACCGAGCGGCGGGGCCCCGATGTATGGCCGGAGCTTGATGTTCAGCTTCTCGATCCAGTTGCCGAAGGCGCTGCCCGATTTCTGTTCTCCTGCCATATGCTTAGTGTACTAACAGTTCGCGCATGGGCAAACTGACGGAACGCTCGGAGGAACGGCGATGACGAACGAAACCACCACCGTCACTGCGAGCCTGCTCGCGCTGGAAGATCAGGTGTGCTTCGCGCTTGCGGTGGCATCTCGAAGCGTGATCGCGCTGTACCGGCCGATCCTTGAGCCGCTCGGCCTCACGCATCCGCAGTATCTCGTGATGCTCGCGCTGTGGGAACGCGACCCGCGAACAGTGCGTGACCTGTCGGCCGCCCTGCAGTTGGAGCCGGCTACTCTCTCGCCGCTACTGAAGCGTCTCGAGGCATCCGGTTACATCACCAGGGCTCGGAATGCCCACGACGAGCGCGCTCTGGACGTGCGGTTGACGCCCGTCGGTCGGTCACTCCGCGCCGAGGCCGAGCAAATCCCGCACCGCATCGTCGACGAACTACAGCTGCCGGTCGAGGACCTGGAGGCCCTCCGCACGTCGCTGCAGCGCGTGACCGCCGCCGCCACCCGCCGGTAGCCGACCGAGCTCACCGAGCCGTCAGAGCCGGCTAAAACCGTCAGAGCTGGCCGACACCGGTGATCCGCACCACCGCGCTGCCCAGCTCGTCGGACTCGGCGAGATCCACCGTGGCGGTGATCGCCCAGTCATGATCCGCGTGCGGGTCGGCGAGGATCTGCCGCACCCGCCACTCGGCCGCATCCTCGTCGATGATCAGCATGGCGGAGCTGCGAGCGTCGGCGCCGGTGCCGATCGAGTCATACTCTGCCCAGTAGCTGTCCAGGGCGTCCGCCCACGCGTTCGCGGTCCAGCCGTGCTCGGCGTCGAGTTCGCCCAGCTCGTCGTAGTGCTCCAGCGCGGCCAACTGAACTCGCCGGAACAGCTCGTTGCGCACGAGCACGCGGAATGCGCGAGGGTTACCGGTGAGCCGCGGCGGGGCCGGCGGCACCACCGGGGCGTCGGGATCGGCGGCAGGGTTGATCAACGACTCCCACTCGTCGAGCAGGCTCGAGTCGACCTGGCGCACCAGCTCGCCGAGCCACTCGATCAGATCGCGCAACTCTTCAGTCTTCGCCTCGTCGGGAATGGTCTGCCGCGCGGCGCGGAACGCGTCGGACAGGTACCGCAGCACCACTCCTTCGGACCGGCTCAGCTTGTAGTGCCCGGTGAACTCGGCGAAGCTCATGGCGCGCTCGTACATGTCGCGCACCACGCTCTTCGGCGCCAGCTCGAAGTCGCGGATCCACGGTTGCGAGCTGGCGAAAGTGTCATACGCCTGGTGCAGCAGTTCATCGAGCGGTTTGGGGTGCGTGACTTGTTCCAGCAGTTCCATACGCGCGTCGTACTCGATGCCGTCGGACTTCATCGCCGCGACCGCTTCGCCCCTGGCCAGGAACTGCTGCTGCGAGAGCACGGGCCGCGGGTCATCCAGGGTCGCCTCGAGAACACTGATCATGTCGAGCGCGTAACTGGATGACGCGGGGTCGAGCAGCTCGAACGCCGCAAGCGCGAACGGCGACAGCGGCTGGTTGAGCGCGAAGTTCGGTTGCAGGTCGATGGTGAGCCGGATGTCGCCACCCTCGTCGGTGACCACGCCGGCGGCGCGCAGCGTGCGATAGATCCCGAGCGCCCTGCGGGCCAGGGCGTACTGCCGGGAACGGGACTCGTGGTTATCGAACACCAGCTTGCGCACCGCGGCGAAGACATCGCCGCCGCGCCCGATGAGGTTGATCATCATTGCGGCGGTCAGCTGCATGTGGCTGGTGAGCGTCTCCGGCTGCGCGTCGACCAGCCGGTTGAAACTCGGCTCGCCCCACGAGACGAAGCCCTCCGGG
This Salinibacterium sp. ZJ450 DNA region includes the following protein-coding sequences:
- a CDS encoding response regulator transcription factor, which translates into the protein MSSILLVEDEDRIATFVRKGLTAAGYACHVVDDGLAAVEYARSDEFDLVLLDVGLPSIDGFEVLKRIRAFNDVVPIIMLTARTATADTVAGLEGGASDYLAKPFKFDELIARVRTRLRESTKQLTSSSTSISHDGLTLDLRSRRATSGAQTVDLSAREFALLEEFMRHPGQVLSREQLLSRVWGFDFDPGSNIVDVYVRYLRTKLGADRIETVRGMGYRLG
- a CDS encoding aromatic acid exporter family protein, whose protein sequence is MRGFSTLQQSHRSPLLQVLKTSAAAVVAWLASSLLLGQPFPIFAAIAALLVVQPSVNQSLAKGIERSVGVVLGVLLASVAGAVFGNASWVVLLAIVASLLIAWALKLGPGSSNQIPISAMLVLALGGDSPLYAVDRVVETVIGAVTALVINALIVPPVLVAPAHVAITRLQNRTAAALDRIALALHEPQSRAELIELLEQARELRGLRDAAADAVALGEESLTLNPRRSRMRDLLADDAELLVRLNALVTRVIGMARAIHDHYDPTLMDDPNVHAIVTEISRAAHDLRLLGASDTDGPTPGVDVPALTAPLVVQQPNPDHWILVGSLLEDMRRVREEIVGVPDR
- a CDS encoding cell wall metabolism sensor histidine kinase WalK gives rise to the protein MTVAGGTAYLVQRDRVLHAIDDHLHAAVESARVVVTGSGGAESDRAAAAPETAGFTDARTALEAVLARVLPGPRQSAIGILDGAPTYVSALDTDFHLEDDPAFLDRVVAETADGSVRLGTAQSSVGNLRYIAIPIIVQGSDSRGLFVTAYDVDAELAVITTAFTTYAWVALTSLVGIGLVGWYVAGRLLRPIRHLTAAASHITATDLSERIPVAGNDDVSALTATVNDMLGRLDTSITTQQQLLTDVRHELKTPLTIVRGHLELVDATDADDVRATRALVIDELDRMSGLVDEIGLLADSQTSGALQRREVDVADLSEQVFSKASAISNHDWRLAETATVVASVDAGRITQAWLQLADNAAKYSPAGSLIQMGSRLRTANRVEFWVLDEGPGIPEGMEERIFERFGRVDARRGIQGSGLGLAIVAAIAQAHGGTVTLQTSPGGSRFAIDVPTAQDGTPR
- a CDS encoding HNH endonuclease signature motif containing protein — encoded protein: MAPLPCAADEIAIQTSVWRAVIDPDGLQPSEERAMRSRMFSKGHLRDGLVRGQYALLPEIAAKLDRLFDAYLSPNTTGVFLTDDERATAEALGDDRTPDQQRHDVLAALVDGHARSGTAPRIGGASPTVLVSVKAADLNTGRGPGWIDGLTTPISMAAINQMTCTGGIQPVRFDSFGRIIELGTKQRGFTPAQRRAINLRDGSCICCNIPAGWTEIHHVLDWAKNGLTHTDNGVSLCWFHHRTIETSGWDIRMIRGVPHLKAPPWIDPTGTWRPASKARTDKGPTRP
- a CDS encoding class I SAM-dependent methyltransferase; translated protein: MRNFDDGSAGDADYGTIGAGYAQIRQPDPRIAARILTALGNARTVLNVGAGAGSYEPVDRHVYPVEPSASMRAQRPRQLAPAINATADALPFDDNSFDASMASVTVHQWPDVRKGLAEMRRVTRGPVVILTFDPVVPEPWWLPEYVPVLFEVEARRMPQLSTIADALGGARIDIVPIPVDSIDGFGQAFFGRPERVLDPAVRRAMSAWSFVPTEVIEEFEQRLSKDLESGEWDRQYGHFRTMTEFDGGLRLVVSEGTPEE
- a CDS encoding phosphotransferase family protein, with protein sequence MTTSPMTAETPTAETPTTETQTAGHTSTGHASTGHTTAEPTEDPRRDLLESLAEELGFTLQHSRQLSVDVTADGYVTGHEMTLRGYDGSAQSQVVYVETNQGDAGRDGVLTMRNDETGDENAVWLYPRDPALPALPSAVFPDAAIVLLNRIGLGVVTVSLALAAYRPGKRAVVRADWPGGTAFIKVVRPAQVFELQAKYATWRAAGLPVPNTLGWTDDGIVAFTTLHGQIASAAVTRLTDAEADALVAGITRMCAQIARVPSDKPARASLATRLTWYERRVGALLRERGADRAALTTLDDTCRQIERMLRTAPSTRPVTIHGDLHLGQLFLDPADNRLVGILDIDTAGTGDPADDAAALHAHLVVSAAMYAARGDPATAARVESLANRWRLSWSSQSDHGFATRAHAISATHLIAHALGQSVAPETLLSLAHALIDRQPTGDSPVPAR
- a CDS encoding App1 family protein, producing the protein MPRSRKARSPAERAPQLLHRAARIEDRFHEYRARRGRKRGLVTTVIPYSAYGAPGWARVLCRVVLTKPDASDRHRYERVRGWRSFFSIPVNDGPVIVTIGGIEHEVMVDRGGVVDARVEASLEPGWHELLLRTADTEPVTAPLFIVDPNTRFGIVSDVDDTVMVTYLPRPFLAAWNTFVLDEHARNAVPGMPVLYDRLAKANPGAPIIYLSTGAWNVAPTLTRFMTRNLYPQGALLLTDWGPTHDRLFRSGRAHKEENLERLAVDFPDLRWLLIGDDGQHDEDIYGSFVERHPERVIAVAIRQLSTSEAVFAGGRRHGGHPGSGKTPWVYAPDGAGLSSQLTALGVLG
- a CDS encoding winged helix DNA-binding domain-containing protein codes for the protein MVSAPVNRRRLAELRLMAQAIARPTFETPAAVVRHMLGMQAQDFAGALWSVGLRTTRATQADVVAALASGDIVRSWPLRGTLHFVPGEDLAWMLGVTAPRLIAGAATRHRGLGLDSSTFESARAVAETRLTGSGVLARNALLREFDRHGIDTGGQRGYHILWYLGQTGTLVFGPPDGRTQTFTLLDEWVRHPRRLERDEALGEFALRYFSSHGPATVRDFAWWASLTLRDARAGLAVAGEALTEIESDGVAYFLSPQTLDAARPTSAVRALPGFDEYLLGYQDRSAVIMREHLAVVVPGGNGMFFPTIVVDGEVVGVWRRTGTAGEVEVIAEPFGELSDAARAGFDRAVQRFGRFLGTSVHVLPPE
- a CDS encoding DUF222 domain-containing protein is translated as METLADQFDQLGAELSALVGPVGVRTLTDEELLILTGAVERLGRAVDGARVLAAGEIGDRSRRELGPDGLAYQKGCRNAIELLERVTLIGGLTANQRLKLGRQLHPDTTVSGEALPGRFPQVAEALTAGRIGIDAAAAIVKGLQPANAHRTSWPPPRPNWSPPPPEPTPPASTRTPTPMLTLRRIPTRMPPRWRRCPARPTRSPSRPPSGGP